From Calothrix sp. PCC 6303, a single genomic window includes:
- a CDS encoding filamentous hemagglutinin N-terminal domain-containing protein gives MSRLHLLFSSVFLYNLILFNNLPAKAQITPDSTLGNESSQVNPNVLIKGSNADQINGGATRGSNLFHSFSEFNITDGQRVYFTNPSGVLNILTRVTGKNSSSIFGTLGVDGNANLFLMNPNGILFGKNASLDVQGSFIGTTANGLKFGNQGVFSATNPEAPALLTINPNALAFSQQQSGAITNQSQAPAGINPDGNPATGLRVPDGKSLLLVGGNINSDGGRFRAYDGRVELTGLAAPGDIGLNVAGDNLSLNIPNDASFADVFLGNASPISVFGDKGGEIAINARNISIDNSFLLAGISVGRGTPTTQARDINLNATGSISISQNSFIDNSVTGNGKAGNVFLRAKDAITVDSSGIYSNVDATGIGSAGNINIKSASLNLKNDASLTNGIFGQGNSGNISLEISDGIQLSNAFIFNNIAAGGVGNGGEININGGSLSLTDSSQIQSATQETDGNLPAGRGNTGNININVKGNISFTKPIPGQTNGIVTLVGVGAIGNAGNLTINADSLEIKEGSEIQGSTRGKGNAGNITINTRDSVVLDGKDREQRFSSRIITAVQPGAEGNAGNINVNTGNLNITNRAFLSSATLGKGDAGNITADVRDATKVENGGFITTNVSGVGDGGDIRLNTGTLFMTAGSLLSTNALGQGNAGNITVNARETITLDDVTGDKLTGIQSGLLQGVGKAGNIDITTGSLFAINGAALLASSNGQGNAGNITINARDVVSFDTFLGNEFGSGIGNEVGSNAVGNGGDIRISAREISFKNGSQINASSFGRGNAGNIIIDAKDKVSFDGVGGSFQVSSGANTITAKEGQGGDISVKTGTLSLTNGAQINASTSGKGNGGDITIDARDRINFEGIGSNQNFSGVFSLVQATGVGKGGNINVNADSVAISDRAQINASTFGQGDAGQIFLNINNALTLNQGYILSSVFAGGVGTAGDINIRASTLSLTNGSEIDSVLARSSQGKPAARGRSGNIRIDATDAITLSGISNRGYSSALFTSTDRGTSGEAGNITVNTGNFTVSDGAIVSAATSNSDNGGNITINAKNFTAINGGQLATNTRGSGNAGSIKLNVTDKVTITGSDPNFSDRVTKVTQRLQQPGETDQLKDVIFNQGAESGLFANTEVGSTGRGGSIFIDPPQINITDGAKVSVNSDGTGDAGNIFIIGDTLRLDNGATISAQTASSQGGNINLELADYLLLRGGSFISTTAGTAQAGGDGGNITINTPFIVAVPNENSDISANAFTGKGGNVNIQTQNIFGIEASPKPSNQSDITASSELGVQGQVSIRKPDVDPNRVLVESPEVFKDKSDELNQLCGRNGKPLGRFVVVGKNGTIQSNPVVNMISGELDLTQLATLDSSNYTERVNQLPDNLMQQKPTPNRIVEAQAIVRDADGTIHLVAEAPNATPYSRPAVSACADVGKR, from the coding sequence ATGAGCAGATTACACTTATTATTTTCCAGCGTGTTTTTATACAATTTAATATTATTTAACAATCTCCCCGCGAAAGCACAAATTACACCTGATAGCACCTTGGGGAACGAATCTTCGCAAGTTAATCCCAATGTGTTAATTAAGGGTTCTAATGCAGACCAAATCAATGGTGGTGCAACCAGAGGAAGTAACCTTTTTCATAGTTTTAGTGAGTTTAATATCACAGATGGGCAAAGGGTGTATTTTACCAATCCCTCTGGGGTATTAAATATACTAACGCGGGTGACTGGGAAGAATTCGTCAAGTATTTTCGGGACTTTGGGTGTTGACGGAAATGCCAATTTGTTTTTGATGAATCCCAATGGTATCTTATTTGGGAAAAATGCAAGTTTGGATGTTCAAGGAAGTTTTATCGGGACAACGGCAAACGGTTTAAAATTTGGGAATCAGGGAGTTTTTAGCGCGACAAATCCCGAAGCACCAGCTTTGTTGACGATTAATCCGAATGCGTTGGCATTTAGTCAGCAACAATCGGGTGCAATTACCAATCAATCCCAAGCACCTGCGGGAATTAATCCAGATGGGAATCCGGCTACAGGGTTGCGTGTACCCGACGGCAAAAGCTTGTTACTTGTGGGTGGTAATATTAACTCTGATGGTGGCAGATTCCGAGCCTATGATGGTCGAGTTGAGTTGACGGGTTTGGCTGCACCGGGAGATATTGGGTTAAATGTTGCTGGAGATAATCTCAGTTTAAATATTCCCAATGATGCTAGCTTTGCAGATGTATTCCTAGGAAACGCTTCGCCGATTAGTGTTTTTGGCGATAAAGGTGGAGAAATTGCCATTAATGCCAGAAATATCAGTATTGACAATTCCTTTTTGTTGGCAGGAATATCCGTAGGTAGGGGAACCCCGACAACTCAAGCAAGAGATATCAATTTGAATGCTACTGGTTCAATTTCTATTTCTCAAAATAGCTTTATTGATAACTCAGTTACAGGAAATGGTAAAGCAGGTAATGTATTTTTGCGAGCCAAAGATGCTATTACAGTTGACAGTAGTGGTATTTACAGTAACGTAGATGCTACTGGCATCGGTAGTGCTGGGAATATCAATATTAAATCCGCTTCTTTAAACCTCAAAAACGATGCTTCCCTGACTAATGGTATTTTTGGACAGGGGAATTCTGGTAATATCTCGCTGGAAATCTCTGACGGGATACAACTTTCCAACGCTTTCATATTCAACAATATTGCAGCGGGGGGTGTCGGTAATGGTGGGGAAATAAATATTAATGGGGGTTCCCTTTCCTTAACTGATAGTTCACAAATTCAATCTGCAACTCAAGAAACTGATGGTAATTTGCCAGCAGGACGGGGGAATACAGGTAACATTAATATTAACGTCAAGGGTAATATTAGTTTTACTAAACCTATACCAGGACAAACAAACGGGATTGTGACTTTAGTGGGTGTAGGTGCAATAGGTAATGCTGGTAATCTGACTATCAATGCAGATTCGCTGGAAATTAAAGAGGGTTCGGAAATTCAAGGTAGTACCCGTGGTAAAGGAAATGCGGGAAACATCACGATTAATACCCGTGATAGTGTGGTTTTAGATGGTAAAGATAGGGAACAACGTTTTTCTAGTCGGATTATTACCGCAGTTCAACCTGGTGCTGAAGGTAACGCAGGGAATATTAATGTCAATACTGGCAACTTAAACATAACTAACCGTGCTTTCTTGAGTAGTGCTACTCTCGGGAAAGGGGATGCTGGAAATATTACGGCTGATGTTCGGGATGCTACCAAAGTGGAAAATGGGGGCTTTATAACCACTAATGTCTCCGGTGTAGGTGATGGTGGAGATATTCGGCTGAATACAGGAACCCTGTTTATGACTGCTGGTTCCTTATTATCTACTAACGCCCTCGGACAAGGTAATGCAGGTAATATTACTGTTAATGCCAGAGAAACAATAACATTAGATGATGTGACAGGAGATAAGCTAACTGGGATTCAAAGTGGTTTACTTCAGGGTGTGGGTAAGGCTGGCAATATAGATATTACAACAGGCTCACTATTCGCCATAAATGGAGCGGCATTGTTGGCTAGTAGCAACGGGCAAGGAAATGCAGGTAATATTACTATTAATGCCCGTGATGTAGTTAGTTTTGATACTTTTTTAGGAAATGAGTTTGGCAGTGGAATCGGAAATGAAGTGGGTTCTAATGCTGTTGGCAATGGAGGAGATATTAGGATTAGCGCGAGGGAAATATCTTTTAAAAATGGTAGTCAAATTAATGCTTCCAGCTTTGGACGAGGAAATGCAGGTAACATTATCATTGATGCCAAAGATAAAGTCAGTTTTGATGGAGTTGGTGGTAGTTTTCAAGTTTCCAGTGGTGCGAACACCATTACTGCTAAAGAAGGGCAGGGTGGTGATATTTCGGTAAAAACCGGAACCCTTTCTTTAACTAATGGTGCTCAAATTAATGCCAGTACATCAGGAAAAGGTAATGGTGGTGATATTACCATTGATGCACGCGATCGCATAAATTTTGAAGGTATTGGTAGTAATCAAAACTTCAGCGGTGTTTTTTCCCTCGTCCAAGCAACAGGTGTAGGAAAGGGAGGTAATATTAACGTTAATGCAGATTCTGTGGCAATAAGCGATCGCGCTCAAATTAATGCTAGTACTTTTGGGCAAGGAGATGCAGGTCAAATATTTCTCAACATTAATAATGCACTCACACTCAACCAAGGTTATATATTGAGCAGTGTTTTTGCTGGAGGTGTGGGAACTGCTGGAGATATTAATATTAGAGCAAGTACTTTATCACTTACCAACGGTTCGGAAATTGATTCAGTTTTAGCTAGATCCTCACAAGGAAAACCAGCAGCAAGGGGAAGAAGCGGAAATATTCGTATTGATGCAACTGATGCAATTACTCTTTCTGGTATCAGTAACCGAGGATATTCTAGCGCTTTATTTACTTCTACTGACAGAGGAACATCAGGAGAAGCTGGAAATATTACTGTGAACACAGGTAATTTTACAGTTAGTGATGGGGCAATTGTTTCGGCTGCAACCTCCAACTCAGATAATGGTGGCAACATTACAATTAATGCCAAAAACTTTACAGCTATCAATGGTGGACAATTAGCTACAAATACCCGTGGTAGTGGTAACGCTGGCAGCATCAAGCTGAATGTTACAGACAAAGTAACGATAACAGGCAGTGATCCCAATTTTAGCGATCGCGTGACCAAAGTAACCCAAAGATTACAACAACCTGGAGAAACCGACCAACTCAAGGACGTAATTTTCAATCAAGGTGCTGAAAGTGGACTTTTTGCCAATACTGAAGTTGGTTCCACAGGTAGAGGTGGTAGTATTTTCATTGATCCACCCCAAATTAACATCACAGATGGGGCAAAGGTATCAGTGAATAGTGATGGTACAGGAGATGCAGGCAATATTTTCATTATTGGGGATACTCTGAGGCTAGACAATGGTGCCACAATCTCTGCCCAAACTGCCAGTAGCCAAGGTGGTAACATCAATTTAGAGCTTGCAGATTATTTACTACTGCGTGGTGGAAGTTTTATTTCAACTACCGCAGGTACAGCCCAAGCCGGGGGTGATGGTGGTAACATTACCATAAATACACCCTTCATCGTCGCGGTACCCAACGAAAACAGCGATATTTCAGCTAATGCTTTCACAGGGAAAGGTGGTAACGTAAATATCCAAACCCAAAACATCTTTGGTATCGAAGCAAGTCCCAAACCAAGTAACCAAAGTGATATCACTGCAAGTTCCGAACTTGGTGTACAAGGACAGGTTTCAATCCGCAAACCTGATGTAGATCCCAATCGAGTTTTAGTGGAGTCACCTGAAGTCTTCAAAGATAAAAGCGATGAACTAAATCAGCTATGTGGTAGAAATGGAAAACCTTTAGGTAGGTTTGTTGTTGTTGGAAAGAATGGCACTATCCAATCAAATCCTGTAGTAAATATGATCTCCGGCGAGCTTGATTTAACTCAACTTGCTACTTTGGATAGTAGTAATTATACTGAGCGAGTCAATCAACTTCCAGATAATTTGATGCAACAAAAGCCAACTCCAAACAGAATTGTGGAGGCTCAAGCTATAGTTCGGGATGCCGATGGAACTATACACTTAGTAGCAGAAGCACCTAATGCAACACCCTACTCTCGCCCTGCGGTATCTGCCTGTGCGGATGTCGGCAAACGATAA
- a CDS encoding VOC family protein, which yields MQILTFLHTAIIVTDLEKAEHFYSDVLGLVKIDRVLKYPGAWYQIGDNQLHLIVDVDAPKQPKHEKWGRNPHVAFSVSDLDAAKKQLSHYNFPFQLSASGRSAIFTQDPDGNTIELSA from the coding sequence ATGCAAATTCTTACATTTTTGCACACGGCAATTATTGTCACCGACTTAGAAAAAGCCGAACATTTCTACTCTGATGTATTAGGACTTGTGAAAATAGATCGAGTTCTTAAATATCCAGGTGCTTGGTACCAAATTGGAGACAATCAACTTCACCTCATTGTTGATGTTGACGCACCAAAGCAACCTAAACACGAAAAATGGGGTCGCAACCCCCACGTAGCGTTTTCAGTTTCCGACTTAGATGCCGCTAAAAAGCAGCTATCCCATTATAACTTTCCTTTTCAACTTAGTGCGTCCGGTCGTTCAGCTATTTTTACTCAAGACCCAGATGGAAATACTATAGAATTAAGCGCCTAG
- a CDS encoding thermonuclease family protein: MQKLNTRTLISLCAIIITMGLMGCDKIFPPSGDLVERVSDGDTIKVKQANGQEFSVRFACMDAPEVPHSKKERDSKSLSDRNQFGWGEKAQARLKSLIQKNSDRVTLKITDSDRYGRKVAEVRLKDGTFAQEVLIREGLAKVYRPYLNKCPSRAIVEQAEAEAKQQKRGVWGDAKFVNPWEYRSLGK, encoded by the coding sequence ATGCAAAAGTTGAACACACGAACCTTAATTTCGCTATGTGCAATTATCATCACCATGGGTTTGATGGGGTGTGACAAAATTTTTCCACCCAGCGGTGACTTAGTAGAACGAGTCAGCGATGGTGATACGATAAAAGTCAAACAAGCCAATGGACAAGAATTTAGCGTGCGTTTTGCCTGTATGGATGCACCCGAAGTTCCCCATTCTAAGAAAGAAAGGGATAGTAAAAGTTTAAGCGATCGCAATCAGTTTGGATGGGGCGAAAAAGCCCAAGCAAGATTAAAAAGCCTGATTCAGAAAAATAGCGATCGCGTTACCCTCAAGATCACCGATAGTGATAGATATGGACGCAAAGTTGCCGAAGTCAGACTCAAGGATGGTACCTTTGCCCAAGAAGTCCTGATTCGAGAAGGATTAGCAAAAGTTTACCGTCCCTATCTCAATAAATGCCCCAGTCGAGCTATCGTAGAACAAGCAGAAGCGGAAGCAAAACAACAAAAACGTGGTGTTTGGGGAGATGCTAAGTTTGTTAATCCCTGGGAGTATCGCAGCTTAGGTAAATAG
- a CDS encoding ferredoxin:protochlorophyllide reductase (ATP-dependent) subunit N, translated as MTIAESQALTFDCETGNYHTFCPISCVAWLYQKIEDSFFLVIGTKTCGYFLQNAMGVMIFAEPRYAMAELEEGDISAQLNDYEELKRLCTQIKRDRNPSVIVWIGTCTTEIIKMDLEGLAPKLEGEIGIPIVVARANGLDYAFTQGEDTVLAAMANRCPENSPVMETEKEERNAISKLLNFGKKKDDVAREESEYVDHPPLVLFGSLPDPVVTQLTLELKKQGIKVSGWLPAKRFTELPTIEEGYYVAGVNPFLSRTATTLMRRRKCKLIGAPFPIGPDGTRAWVEKICSVFNITPQGMDEREAKIWEGLEDYVKLIRGKSVFFMGDNLLEISLARFLVRCGMIVQEIGIPYMDKRYQAAELALLEQTCNEMGAPLPKIIEKPDNYNQLQRINELKPDLVITGMAHANPLEARGVNTKWSVEFTFAQIHGFGNARDILELVTRPMRRNTNLKDLGWDKLVKEDAKV; from the coding sequence ATGACCATTGCAGAATCACAAGCTTTAACTTTTGATTGCGAAACAGGTAATTATCATACTTTTTGTCCTATTAGCTGTGTCGCTTGGCTGTATCAGAAAATTGAAGATAGCTTCTTTTTGGTAATTGGGACAAAAACCTGTGGTTACTTCTTGCAAAATGCGATGGGGGTAATGATTTTTGCAGAACCTCGCTACGCGATGGCAGAATTGGAAGAAGGGGATATTTCGGCGCAGTTGAATGATTATGAAGAGTTGAAAAGATTGTGTACGCAGATAAAGCGCGATCGCAATCCCAGTGTAATCGTTTGGATTGGTACTTGCACCACCGAAATTATCAAGATGGATTTGGAGGGTTTAGCACCTAAACTTGAAGGTGAAATTGGTATCCCCATTGTAGTTGCCCGTGCCAATGGTTTAGATTATGCTTTCACCCAAGGTGAAGATACTGTCTTGGCAGCAATGGCAAACCGCTGTCCAGAGAATTCTCCAGTGATGGAAACCGAGAAAGAAGAAAGAAACGCTATTTCCAAACTTCTCAATTTTGGTAAAAAGAAAGATGATGTTGCCAGAGAAGAGTCTGAATACGTAGATCATCCGCCTTTAGTGTTGTTTGGCTCACTTCCTGACCCCGTAGTTACCCAGTTAACCCTGGAACTCAAAAAACAAGGCATCAAGGTTTCTGGTTGGTTGCCTGCTAAACGCTTTACTGAATTACCCACCATTGAAGAAGGATATTATGTCGCTGGTGTGAATCCTTTCCTCAGCCGCACCGCCACAACCTTGATGCGTCGCCGCAAATGTAAGTTAATTGGCGCACCCTTCCCCATTGGTCCCGATGGTACCCGCGCTTGGGTGGAGAAAATCTGCTCGGTGTTTAATATTACTCCCCAAGGTATGGATGAACGGGAAGCCAAAATTTGGGAAGGTTTGGAAGATTATGTTAAGTTGATTCGCGGCAAGTCGGTATTTTTCATGGGTGATAACCTCTTGGAAATCTCCTTAGCCCGCTTTCTCGTGCGCTGTGGCATGATTGTTCAAGAAATTGGCATCCCCTACATGGACAAGCGCTACCAAGCCGCAGAACTGGCATTGCTGGAACAAACCTGTAATGAAATGGGTGCCCCATTACCGAAGATTATTGAAAAGCCCGATAATTACAACCAGTTGCAGCGGATTAACGAACTCAAACCCGATTTAGTAATTACCGGAATGGCACATGCTAACCCGTTAGAAGCTAGGGGAGTTAATACTAAATGGTCGGTAGAATTTACCTTTGCCCAAATTCACGGCTTTGGAAATGCACGGGATATCTTGGAATTGGTAACTCGTCCAATGCGTCGTAATACTAATCTCAAAGATTTGGGTTGGGATAAATTAGTTAAGGAAGATGCAAAGGTTTAA
- a CDS encoding DUF5331 domain-containing protein: MAFFYSFTESLKQKWLDFFQANRDWIKLHMQVESVYTPDGGKRPPSYLILGVANALEPKLAQLMLPFSKLNPDADTLVEVLGLNFDPDIALGNHGTHEVESGLGESDPNQMMVDEEISLDGIDEINDDEFGDISGFSQENHKIESHPMSVATSSHEFADISLDTPKQGRIDYQEMEEISGIDEESGFGNVLVDVWGEENSASRGKDDGEMLLGEEFGSGAFDDSEIARLFPNA, encoded by the coding sequence ATGGCTTTCTTTTACAGCTTTACGGAATCTCTAAAGCAAAAGTGGTTAGATTTTTTTCAAGCTAACCGCGATTGGATTAAGCTACACATGCAGGTAGAATCTGTCTACACGCCCGATGGCGGTAAGCGACCACCTTCTTACCTGATTTTAGGAGTAGCGAACGCCCTAGAGCCAAAATTGGCGCAGTTGATGCTGCCTTTTTCTAAGTTAAATCCTGATGCTGACACCTTGGTAGAAGTTTTGGGTTTGAATTTTGATCCAGATATTGCACTGGGCAACCATGGAACCCATGAAGTTGAATCTGGTTTGGGTGAATCCGATCCAAACCAGATGATGGTAGATGAAGAAATTTCCTTGGATGGTATCGACGAAATTAATGACGATGAATTTGGTGATATTTCTGGATTTAGCCAAGAGAATCACAAAATTGAGTCACATCCGATGTCAGTAGCGACATCAAGTCATGAATTTGCAGATATTTCTTTGGACACACCAAAACAGGGCAGAATCGATTACCAGGAGATGGAAGAAATCAGTGGTATTGACGAGGAAAGCGGTTTTGGGAATGTCTTGGTAGATGTTTGGGGTGAGGAAAACTCTGCATCTAGAGGGAAAGATGACGGGGAAATGTTACTAGGGGAAGAGTTTGGAAGTGGGGCTTTTGACGATTCGGAGATTGCCCGTCTCTTCCCCAACGCTTAA